In Amycolatopsis methanolica 239, a single genomic region encodes these proteins:
- a CDS encoding MFS transporter — translation MSETTADTPIRKAILGSLVGTSLEWYDFFLYGSAAALVFNEVFFPTFDPLTGTLLSFLTFAIGFVARPIGGIVAGHYGDRFGRKKVLLFTVSLMGASTVLIGLIPSYATIGVTAPILLIVVRLAQGFALGGEWAGGALMIAERAPSARRGFLTSFVQVGVPIGTLVSTAVLYLMSGILSRDAFLQWGWRVPFLLSVVVVLIGVYIRRQVGESPAFEKAAPERAPILTLLKTQPVDVLRVVGIRAGADILYYLLVTFLLTYVTTRLGLPRGVGLLAALVGAGMQLFTYPAFAALSDRYGRRKVTVFGAVGAFAWMFAFFPLVDSKNTGLILLAVVGGLFFHSAMYGVQASWICELFDTRHRYSGASLGYQLSGIVGGSLAPTIAVALLRASDSTTLVVVYVCAALALVAGTALLTRETRGGELTGAGSATKVRSAS, via the coding sequence ATGTCCGAAACCACCGCGGACACTCCCATCCGCAAAGCGATCCTCGGCAGCCTCGTCGGAACATCACTGGAGTGGTACGACTTCTTCCTCTACGGCTCTGCCGCGGCACTCGTCTTCAACGAGGTCTTCTTCCCCACGTTCGACCCGCTCACCGGAACCCTGCTGTCCTTCCTCACCTTCGCCATCGGGTTCGTCGCGCGCCCCATCGGCGGGATCGTCGCGGGCCACTACGGCGACCGGTTCGGCCGCAAGAAGGTCCTGCTGTTCACCGTGTCCCTCATGGGCGCCTCCACGGTCCTCATCGGACTGATCCCGAGCTACGCGACGATCGGCGTCACCGCGCCGATCCTGCTGATCGTCGTGCGGCTGGCGCAGGGGTTCGCACTCGGCGGTGAGTGGGCAGGCGGCGCGCTGATGATCGCCGAACGCGCCCCGTCCGCGCGCCGCGGCTTCCTCACCAGCTTCGTGCAGGTCGGTGTCCCGATCGGCACGCTCGTCAGCACCGCCGTGCTGTACCTGATGTCGGGCATACTTTCGCGCGACGCCTTCCTGCAGTGGGGCTGGCGGGTGCCGTTCCTGCTGTCCGTCGTGGTCGTCCTCATCGGCGTCTACATCCGCCGCCAGGTCGGTGAATCACCCGCGTTCGAGAAGGCCGCCCCCGAGCGCGCCCCGATCCTGACGTTGCTCAAGACGCAGCCGGTGGACGTGCTGCGGGTGGTCGGCATCCGCGCCGGGGCGGACATCCTCTACTACCTGCTGGTGACCTTCCTGCTCACCTACGTCACGACGAGGCTCGGCCTTCCCCGCGGAGTGGGGCTGCTGGCCGCGCTGGTCGGCGCGGGGATGCAGCTGTTCACCTACCCCGCGTTCGCGGCGCTGAGCGACCGGTACGGCCGCCGCAAGGTCACCGTCTTCGGCGCGGTCGGGGCGTTCGCGTGGATGTTCGCGTTCTTCCCGCTGGTCGATTCGAAGAATACCGGCCTGATCTTGCTCGCCGTGGTCGGCGGCCTGTTCTTCCACTCCGCGATGTACGGGGTGCAGGCGTCCTGGATCTGCGAGCTGTTCGACACCCGGCACCGCTACAGCGGTGCCTCGCTGGGATACCAGCTGTCCGGGATCGTCGGCGGCAGCCTCGCCCCGACCATCGCCGTGGCGCTGCTGCGGGCTTCGGACTCGACCACTCTCGTGGTGGTGTACGTGTGCGCCGCGCTCGCTCTCGTGGCCGGGACCGCGTTGCTGACCCGGGAAACCCGCGGCGGCGAACTGACCGGCGCCGGTTCCGCGACGAAGGTGCGGAGCGCTTCGTGA
- a CDS encoding hydantoinase/oxoprolinase family protein: MEIVAGIDVGGTFTDVLLHHPGTGELRLAKVFSTPGRQADGLLTGLRQFDVPLGELDAVVHGTTVATNAVLERKGSRTALVTTRGFRDVLELRRRDRPTTYGLTGAYRPLVPRSRSFEVDERVDADGRVVEPLSAGSVRAVADALRAAEVESVAVCLLNSYANADHERTLAHELRRLLPDVEVTASYEVCPEPGEFERATTTVVNAFVRAPMSRYLGAVQERLKHEGFARDVQVMQSNGGLIPARRAGELAVRTLLSGPAAGTVAAAAFGEAAGLPDVISCDMGGTSFDVALIPGGRPAVTAESAIDYGIPIKVPMIDITTIGAGGGSIASVDRAGILQVGPESAGSDPGPACYGRGGTRPTVTDANIVLGRISAEQRLGTQDGFTLDRDAAVEAVRAHVAEPLGLDVTAAALAIIRFANEKMANAIRMVSVDKGHDPREFALVGFGGAGPMHVAELARAVGATTVLVPPHPGALSAYGCLIADVKYDYVTAVGSEVDDCTAGGIERILADQAELGRKTLEADGFGDEDIAVEHVAEMSFAKQLYSIRVPLGGDREAWTPAKLTEEFHREYLAIYQGRNPSGSIRLISLRTVVAGKRKPVEQVVTTPGEHPAPRERTVVFADGSHTVPVLGREHLRPGEVLAGPAIVEQSDTTIVLPPATTTTVHSNGSLIVKVAS; encoded by the coding sequence ATGGAGATCGTCGCTGGAATCGATGTCGGCGGCACGTTCACCGACGTGCTGCTCCACCACCCCGGGACGGGGGAACTCCGCCTCGCCAAGGTGTTCTCCACCCCCGGGCGCCAGGCTGACGGGCTGCTCACCGGGCTGCGGCAGTTCGATGTTCCGCTCGGCGAACTCGACGCCGTCGTGCACGGAACGACCGTGGCGACCAACGCGGTCCTGGAGCGCAAGGGATCGCGCACCGCGCTGGTGACCACGCGCGGCTTCCGGGACGTGCTGGAACTGCGCAGGCGCGACCGGCCCACGACCTACGGCCTGACCGGCGCCTACCGCCCGCTGGTACCACGGAGCCGGTCGTTCGAAGTGGACGAACGCGTCGACGCGGACGGCCGGGTCGTCGAGCCCCTCTCGGCCGGCTCGGTCCGGGCCGTGGCGGACGCGCTGCGGGCGGCCGAGGTGGAAAGTGTCGCGGTCTGCCTGCTCAACAGCTACGCCAACGCCGACCACGAGCGCACACTCGCCCACGAACTGCGCCGGCTGCTGCCGGACGTCGAGGTCACGGCCTCCTACGAGGTGTGCCCGGAGCCCGGCGAGTTCGAACGGGCCACGACCACGGTGGTCAACGCGTTCGTCCGCGCGCCGATGTCGCGCTACCTCGGCGCCGTGCAGGAACGCCTGAAGCACGAGGGGTTCGCCCGGGACGTGCAGGTGATGCAGTCCAACGGCGGGCTGATCCCCGCCCGCCGCGCCGGCGAACTCGCGGTCCGCACGCTGCTGTCCGGTCCCGCCGCGGGCACCGTCGCCGCCGCGGCATTCGGTGAGGCCGCCGGCCTGCCCGACGTCATCTCCTGCGACATGGGCGGCACCAGTTTCGACGTCGCCCTCATCCCCGGCGGGCGGCCCGCGGTGACCGCCGAGAGCGCGATCGACTACGGCATCCCGATCAAGGTCCCGATGATCGACATCACCACCATCGGCGCGGGCGGCGGGTCCATCGCCTCGGTCGACCGGGCCGGGATCCTGCAGGTCGGGCCGGAAAGCGCGGGCTCCGATCCGGGTCCGGCGTGTTACGGCCGCGGCGGCACCCGCCCGACCGTCACCGACGCCAACATCGTGCTCGGCCGCATCTCCGCCGAGCAGCGCCTGGGCACGCAGGACGGGTTCACGCTCGACCGCGACGCCGCCGTCGAAGCGGTCCGGGCGCACGTCGCGGAACCCCTCGGACTCGACGTCACCGCCGCGGCGCTCGCGATCATCCGCTTCGCCAACGAGAAGATGGCCAACGCGATCCGCATGGTCAGCGTGGACAAGGGACACGACCCCCGTGAGTTCGCCCTGGTGGGCTTCGGCGGCGCCGGCCCCATGCACGTCGCCGAGCTGGCCAGGGCTGTCGGCGCCACCACCGTCCTGGTCCCCCCGCACCCCGGCGCGCTGTCCGCCTACGGCTGCCTGATCGCCGACGTGAAGTACGACTACGTCACGGCCGTGGGATCCGAAGTGGACGACTGCACCGCGGGCGGGATCGAGCGGATCCTGGCCGACCAGGCCGAGCTGGGCCGCAAGACCCTGGAGGCCGACGGGTTCGGCGACGAGGACATCGCCGTGGAGCACGTCGCGGAAATGAGCTTCGCCAAGCAGCTCTACTCGATCCGCGTCCCGCTCGGCGGCGACCGCGAAGCCTGGACCCCGGCGAAGCTCACCGAGGAGTTCCACCGCGAGTACCTCGCGATCTACCAGGGCCGCAACCCCTCCGGCTCGATCCGGTTGATCAGCCTGCGCACCGTGGTGGCCGGCAAGCGCAAGCCCGTCGAGCAGGTGGTGACCACACCGGGCGAACACCCGGCACCCCGGGAGCGGACCGTGGTGTTCGCCGACGGCAGCCACACGGTTCCCGTGCTAGGGCGGGAACACCTCCGCCCGGGCGAGGTCCTGGCCGGGCCGGCGATCGTGGAACAGAGCGACACCACGATCGTGCTCCCCCCGGCGACGACCACGACCGTGCACTCCAACGGCAGTCTCATCGTGAAGGTGGCATCATGA
- a CDS encoding hydantoinase B/oxoprolinase family protein, with product MTELDPLSIAVIRGRLEQIADEMDTVFERMAFSPVISDAWDRADGIYSPVDGSMIVQGNRGLPIFVGTMQYTVASVIAGASEVRQGDTFIVNDPFAGGTHIMDTKMVRPFFYRGELFAYLANTGHWPDLGGRVPGGFGAAATDCYQEGLRLPPVKLFSGDELNADIVAILQTNSRLPDDVLGDIDAQATALRAGETRLTELLDEYGPDQVRAVIDALRERSARQMRSYIAEIPDGTYSFVEEMDNDGITDEVLRIDARITVAGEELTIDFSHSSPPCQGPMNSVYAATVSSSIVAIKHLFPDIPINSGIFEPITFVIPDTVFLNAKPPRPVAGCAAETSQRIITAVMGALAEAAPDRVPAGSSATVNNLSIGGVREDGTPFVLYVFLGGGYGGHPAGDGLSNGCSLMSIGRVQSIETLEQRYPLRFRKYGLRDGSAGHGRHRGGFGVHFEFEFTAAEGQASLLGDQAKTAPVGRAGGTPGQPSSPWFRIGGEQVALPMISKGENVLLRAGDIVCLRTPGGGGYGPTAERDPEAVATDLEHGYLDDETARRIYAHTA from the coding sequence ATGACCGAGCTCGACCCGTTGTCCATCGCCGTCATCCGCGGCAGGCTCGAACAGATCGCGGACGAGATGGACACCGTCTTCGAACGCATGGCGTTCTCCCCGGTCATCTCCGACGCCTGGGACCGCGCCGACGGCATCTACTCCCCTGTCGACGGCAGCATGATCGTCCAGGGCAACCGGGGGCTGCCGATCTTCGTGGGCACCATGCAGTACACGGTCGCGAGCGTGATCGCCGGCGCGAGCGAGGTGCGGCAGGGCGACACGTTCATCGTCAACGACCCGTTCGCCGGTGGCACGCACATCATGGACACCAAGATGGTGCGGCCGTTCTTCTACCGCGGCGAACTGTTCGCCTATCTCGCCAACACCGGGCACTGGCCGGACCTCGGCGGCCGGGTGCCGGGCGGGTTCGGTGCCGCGGCCACCGACTGCTACCAGGAAGGGCTGCGCCTGCCGCCGGTGAAGCTGTTCAGCGGAGACGAGCTCAACGCCGACATCGTCGCGATCCTGCAAACCAATTCCCGGCTGCCCGACGACGTCCTCGGCGACATCGACGCCCAGGCGACCGCGTTGCGCGCCGGCGAAACGCGTCTCACCGAGCTCCTCGACGAGTACGGGCCCGACCAGGTGCGCGCGGTCATCGACGCGCTGCGAGAACGGTCGGCGCGGCAGATGCGCTCCTACATCGCGGAGATCCCGGACGGCACCTACTCCTTCGTCGAGGAGATGGACAACGACGGCATCACCGACGAGGTGCTGCGCATCGACGCGCGGATCACCGTCGCCGGCGAGGAGCTCACCATCGACTTCAGCCACTCCTCGCCGCCCTGCCAGGGCCCCATGAACTCCGTGTACGCCGCGACCGTCTCCAGCAGCATCGTCGCGATCAAGCACCTGTTTCCCGACATCCCGATCAACTCCGGCATCTTCGAACCGATCACGTTCGTCATCCCGGACACCGTGTTCCTCAACGCCAAACCGCCGCGGCCGGTGGCCGGGTGCGCGGCGGAGACCAGCCAGCGCATCATCACCGCCGTCATGGGCGCGCTCGCCGAAGCCGCACCCGACCGGGTGCCTGCCGGGTCGTCCGCGACGGTCAACAACCTCTCCATCGGTGGTGTGCGCGAGGACGGCACCCCGTTCGTGCTGTACGTGTTCCTCGGCGGTGGCTACGGCGGTCACCCGGCCGGGGACGGGCTGTCCAATGGCTGCTCGCTGATGAGCATCGGGCGCGTCCAGTCGATCGAGACCCTCGAACAGCGCTACCCGCTGCGGTTCCGCAAGTACGGCCTGCGGGACGGATCGGCCGGGCACGGCAGGCACCGCGGCGGGTTCGGCGTGCACTTCGAGTTCGAGTTCACCGCCGCCGAAGGGCAGGCGAGCCTGCTCGGCGACCAGGCCAAGACCGCCCCGGTCGGGCGCGCCGGCGGCACACCGGGACAACCGTCGTCGCCGTGGTTCCGCATCGGCGGCGAGCAGGTCGCCCTCCCGATGATCAGCAAGGGCGAGAACGTCTTGCTGCGCGCCGGCGACATCGTGTGCCTGCGTACCCCCGGCGGCGGCGGATACGGGCCGACCGCCGAACGCGACCCCGAAGCCGTCGCCACCGACCTCGAACACGGCTACCTCGACGACGAAACGGCACGAAGGATCTACGCGCACACCGCCTAG
- a CDS encoding carbohydrate kinase family protein — translation MLSAVCREQALDQLRHCDVFQPNRDEALALTGQRTVEAALRELLRHVPLVAITCGADGVVAADRASGEVVSVPALPVEAIDTTGAGDVFAAAFVLGTLSGWTPAERVRFATLRASLSVRQFGGSLAAPGWHDIATWWREADEELRQDYAFVVGLLPSHRLVPVRRASATLAAVSERG, via the coding sequence ATGCTGTCCGCCGTGTGCCGCGAGCAGGCGCTGGACCAGCTGCGACACTGCGACGTCTTCCAGCCGAACCGGGACGAGGCGCTGGCGCTGACCGGGCAGCGAACGGTCGAGGCGGCGCTGCGCGAGCTGCTCCGGCACGTGCCGCTGGTGGCGATCACGTGCGGCGCGGACGGTGTGGTGGCCGCGGACCGGGCGAGCGGCGAGGTGGTGTCGGTCCCGGCGCTACCGGTCGAGGCGATCGACACGACGGGCGCGGGCGACGTGTTCGCGGCGGCGTTCGTGCTGGGCACCTTGTCCGGATGGACACCGGCCGAACGGGTCCGGTTCGCGACGCTGCGCGCTTCGCTGTCGGTGCGCCAGTTCGGGGGCTCGCTGGCGGCGCCGGGCTGGCACGACATCGCCACCTGGTGGCGAGAGGCGGACGAGGAGCTGCGGCAGGATTACGCGTTCGTCGTGGGGCTGCTGCCGAGCCACCGCCTGGTCCCGGTCCGCCGGGCGAGCGCGACGCTGGCGGCGGTCAGCGAGCGGGGGTGA
- a CDS encoding IclR family transcriptional regulator translates to MATALRVLRLLADNPGGMGITEVARALDIAKSKAHLLLATLLEQDFVERTADSRYRLGLTAFEVGSAVPDAARFGGDLITPMRALADLCGEAVSLAVLRNRDAIMIQRFETKHVLRAEIGVGTRMPLISCASGKFLLAHMPEEQVDSLYPEEVLPHVTVHSIRTKSQLKATFPEIRRQGYALNDEEYAEGISGIATGVADGSGQYIAALSVAGPTSRFRADQWIEPLAEAAHKMTELLSSRR, encoded by the coding sequence GTGGCCACCGCTCTGCGCGTGCTGCGCCTGCTCGCCGACAACCCCGGCGGCATGGGCATCACCGAGGTCGCGCGAGCGCTGGACATCGCCAAGAGCAAGGCCCACCTCCTGCTGGCGACCCTGCTCGAACAGGACTTCGTCGAGCGCACCGCGGACAGCCGGTACCGGCTGGGCCTGACCGCGTTCGAGGTCGGCTCGGCCGTGCCGGACGCGGCCCGCTTCGGCGGGGACCTGATCACCCCGATGCGCGCACTCGCCGACCTGTGCGGTGAAGCCGTTTCACTGGCGGTCCTGCGCAACCGCGACGCGATCATGATCCAGCGCTTCGAAACGAAGCACGTGCTGCGCGCGGAGATCGGCGTCGGCACCCGGATGCCGTTGATCAGTTGCGCGTCCGGGAAGTTCCTCCTCGCCCACATGCCCGAGGAGCAGGTCGACAGCCTGTACCCGGAGGAGGTGCTGCCGCACGTGACCGTGCACAGCATTCGCACCAAGTCGCAGCTCAAGGCCACCTTCCCGGAGATCCGCCGCCAGGGGTACGCCCTCAACGACGAGGAGTACGCCGAGGGGATCTCCGGCATCGCCACCGGTGTCGCGGACGGCAGCGGGCAGTACATCGCCGCGCTCAGCGTCGCCGGGCCGACCAGCCGGTTCCGCGCGGACCAGTGGATCGAACCGCTGGCGGAGGCCGCGCACAAGATGACCGAACTACTGTCCAGCCGGCGCTGA
- a CDS encoding heterodisulfide reductase-related iron-sulfur binding cluster has translation MTGPAFDDHHPPSADLLDDCVHCGFCLPTCPTYQLWGEEMDSPRGRIYLMGLGVEGEPMTPEMVQHFDACLGCMACVTACPSGVQYDKLIEATRAQVERRHPRSPRDRLLRRAIFSVFPYPRRLHALRGPLRAYQASGLGGPVRRVLGRAFPRLAALESLAPPLGRFQRVPERIRARGTRRGTVGMLLGCVQREFFPRVNAATARVLAAEGFDVVAPAVQGCCGALSVHNGREDEAQSFARKLIDVFNGSAADWIAVNAAGCGSAMKEYGGLLADDPAYAQRAREFSARVRDVSELLAEQGTVARRHPLPVTIAYHDACHLAHAQGIRSQPRRLLRDIPGLTLREIPEPEICCGSAGIYNILNPGAGGDLGERKARNVLATGAPLLVTANPGCLMQVAAALDAPGEPVRLAHTIEVLDASIRGLPADGVGWARSGRHAPHP, from the coding sequence ATGACCGGGCCCGCGTTCGACGACCACCACCCGCCTTCGGCCGATCTCCTGGACGACTGCGTGCACTGCGGGTTCTGCCTGCCGACCTGCCCGACCTACCAGCTGTGGGGCGAGGAGATGGACTCGCCGCGCGGCCGGATCTACCTGATGGGCCTGGGCGTCGAGGGCGAGCCGATGACACCGGAGATGGTGCAGCACTTCGACGCCTGCCTCGGCTGCATGGCGTGCGTGACCGCCTGCCCCTCCGGCGTCCAGTACGACAAGCTGATCGAAGCGACCCGCGCCCAGGTCGAGCGCCGTCACCCGCGCTCGCCGCGCGACCGCCTGCTGCGCCGTGCGATCTTCAGCGTCTTCCCCTACCCGCGGCGGCTGCATGCCCTGCGCGGGCCGTTGCGCGCCTACCAGGCCAGCGGACTCGGCGGGCCGGTGCGCCGCGTGCTGGGCCGCGCCTTCCCCCGCCTGGCCGCGCTGGAATCGCTCGCGCCTCCACTGGGACGGTTCCAGCGCGTCCCGGAACGGATCCGCGCGCGCGGCACGCGCCGCGGCACCGTGGGCATGTTGCTCGGGTGCGTGCAGCGCGAGTTCTTCCCCCGCGTCAACGCGGCCACCGCACGCGTGCTCGCCGCCGAGGGATTCGACGTCGTCGCGCCCGCCGTCCAGGGCTGCTGCGGTGCGCTCAGCGTCCACAACGGCCGCGAGGACGAGGCGCAGTCCTTCGCGCGCAAGCTGATCGACGTCTTCAACGGGTCCGCCGCCGACTGGATCGCGGTCAACGCCGCCGGGTGCGGATCGGCCATGAAGGAGTACGGCGGCCTCCTCGCCGACGACCCCGCCTACGCGCAGCGAGCGCGCGAGTTCAGCGCCCGGGTGCGGGACGTGTCCGAACTGCTCGCCGAGCAGGGGACGGTGGCGCGGCGGCACCCCCTCCCGGTCACCATCGCCTACCACGACGCCTGCCACCTCGCCCACGCCCAGGGCATCCGGTCGCAGCCGCGCCGCCTGCTGCGCGACATCCCCGGCCTGACACTGCGCGAGATCCCCGAACCCGAGATCTGCTGCGGTTCCGCGGGGATCTACAACATCCTCAACCCGGGAGCCGGGGGTGACCTCGGCGAGCGCAAGGCGCGCAACGTGCTGGCCACCGGTGCGCCGCTGCTGGTCACCGCCAACCCCGGGTGCCTGATGCAGGTGGCCGCCGCGCTCGACGCTCCCGGCGAGCCCGTGCGGCTCGCCCACACGATCGAGGTGCTGGACGCCTCGATCCGGGGACTCCCGGCCGACGGGGTCGGGTGGGCGCGTTCGGGTCGGCACGCTCCACATCCGTGA
- a CDS encoding MFS transporter has translation MTSGLGAERMQSFGWRIPFLLAIPLGITGLYIRRRISDTPDFTRLQEEGGLARNLHEQGAALRQGRRPPGDRGEPRGDLRGDPVHGSPLGQIGRKKVIAGAAIAMALAGVPCYLLIGTGNVALAMVGASVMAVIFAGHTGVIHILLVELFPIRVRYSAYGLGYHITSAVFGGTAPLLMTFLIGQTRDVRTPAYYAVLTALGTLIAVPRVRNRAHEPLHDA, from the coding sequence ATGACCAGCGGCCTCGGCGCCGAGCGGATGCAGTCCTTCGGCTGGCGGATCCCGTTCCTGCTCGCGATCCCGCTCGGCATCACCGGCCTCTACATCCGCCGCCGCATCTCCGACACCCCCGACTTCACGCGGCTCCAGGAAGAAGGCGGCCTGGCACGCAACCTTCATGAGCAAGGAGCTGCACTTCGGCAAGGTCGAAGGCCTCCTGGTGACCGCGGTGAGCCTCGTGGCGATCTCCGTGGCGATCCCGTTCATGGGAGCCCTCTCGGACAAATCGGCCGCAAGAAGGTCATCGCCGGCGCCGCCATCGCGATGGCCCTCGCGGGTGTCCCCTGCTACCTGCTCATCGGCACCGGCAACGTCGCACTCGCGATGGTGGGCGCCAGCGTCATGGCGGTCATCTTCGCCGGGCACACGGGCGTCATCCACATCCTGCTGGTCGAACTCTTCCCCATCCGCGTGCGCTACTCCGCCTACGGGCTGGGCTACCACATCACCTCCGCCGTCTTCGGCGGCACCGCGCCACTGCTGATGACGTTCCTCATTGGACAGACCCGCGACGTCCGCACCCCCGCCTACTACGCCGTCCTCACCGCGCTGGGCACGCTCATCGCGGTGCCCAGGGTGCGCAACCGGGCCCACGAGCCCCTGCACGACGCCTGA
- a CDS encoding FAD-binding oxidoreductase: protein MRAPGDLVLGELSATAAAWPAGEADHVDGVPARLVAAPSTTDEAAAVMRIAAQHGLAVVPRGTGTKLTWGRPPERADLVLDTRRMDRIVEHRAGDLVVHVQAGARLGAAQEHLAPAGQRLGISPVLTPGAGPGTAGGVIATAATGPLRLSHGAVRDLLIGITLVRADGTVAKAGGKVVKNVAGYDLGKLLTGSWGTLGLVTEAVFRLHPLPRAARWVVVGVASAADTHDKVQRVVHSQVVASALELDRPAGDPAALAVLVEGIPEGVDGRVRTLVDLLGGDATAADEPPAWWCHAPWAAGEVALRLTHEIAGLPRLLDAVDDTARRCGLRAAVRGSAGVGVLHAGIPADPGAVPAFVARLRELSPSWSGDVVVLDAPPRVKTALDVWGPVRGLTLMRRVKDQFDPARLMAPGRFAGGI, encoded by the coding sequence ATGCGCGCGCCCGGGGACCTGGTGCTCGGCGAACTGTCGGCGACCGCCGCCGCGTGGCCCGCCGGGGAGGCCGACCACGTCGACGGGGTGCCCGCCCGCCTGGTCGCCGCACCGTCCACCACGGACGAGGCCGCAGCCGTGATGCGGATCGCCGCGCAGCACGGGCTCGCGGTCGTGCCGCGAGGCACCGGCACGAAGCTGACCTGGGGCCGCCCGCCCGAACGCGCCGACCTCGTCCTCGACACCAGGCGGATGGACCGGATCGTCGAGCACCGCGCGGGCGACCTCGTCGTGCACGTCCAGGCCGGGGCGCGGCTCGGCGCGGCGCAGGAACACCTCGCGCCGGCCGGGCAGCGGCTGGGCATCTCGCCGGTGCTGACACCGGGCGCCGGGCCGGGCACCGCGGGCGGGGTGATCGCGACCGCCGCCACCGGCCCGCTGCGGCTGTCCCACGGCGCGGTCCGCGACCTGCTCATCGGCATCACCCTCGTGCGCGCCGACGGGACGGTCGCCAAGGCCGGCGGGAAGGTCGTCAAGAACGTGGCCGGGTACGACCTCGGCAAGCTGCTCACCGGCTCGTGGGGAACGCTCGGGCTGGTCACCGAGGCCGTGTTCCGGCTGCACCCGCTGCCGCGGGCGGCGCGGTGGGTCGTCGTCGGCGTCGCGTCCGCGGCCGACACGCACGACAAGGTCCAGCGCGTGGTGCACTCCCAGGTCGTCGCGAGCGCGCTGGAACTCGACCGCCCCGCCGGCGACCCCGCCGCGCTGGCGGTCCTCGTCGAAGGCATCCCCGAGGGGGTCGACGGTCGCGTGCGCACCCTGGTCGACCTGCTCGGTGGTGACGCGACGGCCGCCGACGAACCCCCGGCGTGGTGGTGCCACGCACCGTGGGCGGCCGGCGAGGTGGCCCTGCGCCTCACCCACGAGATCGCCGGGCTGCCCCGGCTGCTCGACGCCGTCGACGACACCGCGCGGCGGTGCGGCCTGCGCGCGGCGGTGCGCGGCTCGGCCGGTGTCGGCGTCCTGCACGCCGGGATCCCCGCGGACCCCGGCGCGGTTCCCGCGTTCGTCGCGCGGTTGCGCGAGCTGTCGCCGTCGTGGAGCGGGGACGTCGTCGTGCTGGACGCGCCGCCGCGGGTCAAGACCGCGCTGGACGTGTGGGGACCGGTCCGCGGGCTCACCCTGATGCGGCGCGTCAAGGACCAGTTCGACCCGGCTCGGCTGATGGCCCCCGGACGGTTCGCAGGAGGGATCTGA